One stretch of Schlesneria sp. DSM 10557 DNA includes these proteins:
- a CDS encoding NAD-dependent epimerase, with amino-acid sequence MKYLVTGAAGFIGMHVSLELLGRGDEVVGFDNLNPYYSVELKRSRLEQLSGKPGFRFVEGELADRPGVENLFSAERFDAVINLAAQAGVRYSLTNPHAYVDSNLVGFVNILEGSRHHGVKHLTYASSSSVYGANTEMPFSIHHNVDHPLSLYAATKKANELMAHTYSHLYQLPTTGLRFFTVYGPWGRPDMALWLFTKAILAGEPIDVFNNGKMRRDFTYIDDIVQGIIRVTDRIPTGNPEWSGAHPDPATSRAPYRIYNIGNNQPVELMHLIETLEQSLGMTARKNFLPMQAGDVPATYADVDDLTRDVGFRPSTPIETGVDRFVKWYRAYHRV; translated from the coding sequence ATGAAATATCTTGTCACCGGCGCGGCGGGTTTCATCGGCATGCACGTCAGCCTGGAGTTGCTGGGGCGAGGTGACGAGGTTGTCGGGTTCGACAATCTGAACCCCTATTACTCTGTGGAACTGAAACGATCGCGCCTGGAGCAGCTCAGCGGGAAGCCCGGTTTTCGCTTCGTCGAAGGGGAACTGGCCGATCGTCCGGGAGTGGAGAACCTCTTCTCCGCAGAAAGATTTGATGCTGTCATCAACCTGGCAGCACAGGCTGGGGTTCGGTACTCACTGACGAACCCTCATGCCTACGTCGACAGCAATCTCGTCGGATTCGTGAACATCCTGGAAGGCAGCCGTCATCACGGAGTCAAACATCTGACCTACGCTTCGTCCAGTTCCGTCTACGGCGCCAACACCGAGATGCCGTTCTCAATTCACCACAACGTCGATCATCCTCTCAGTCTGTACGCAGCGACCAAGAAGGCCAATGAGCTGATGGCGCACACTTACAGTCATCTTTACCAGTTGCCCACAACGGGGCTGCGATTCTTCACCGTCTATGGACCGTGGGGTCGGCCAGACATGGCATTGTGGCTATTCACCAAGGCGATTCTCGCGGGTGAGCCGATCGACGTTTTCAACAACGGCAAGATGCGGCGAGACTTCACGTACATCGACGACATCGTCCAGGGGATCATCCGCGTGACCGATCGGATTCCCACAGGAAACCCCGAGTGGTCTGGGGCTCATCCTGACCCGGCAACCAGCCGTGCTCCCTACCGAATCTACAACATCGGCAACAACCAGCCAGTGGAACTGATGCACCTGATCGAGACGCTTGAGCAGTCGCTGGGGATGACCGCCCGGAAGAACTTTCTTCCGATGCAGGCCGGTGATGTCCCGGCCACGTATGCCGACGTTGATGACCTGACGCGGGATGTCGGCTTTCGCCCCAGCACGCCGATCGAAACCGGCGTTGATCGGTTCGTGAAGTGGTATCGCGCTTACCACCGCGTATGA